One Sphingomonas sp. FARSPH DNA segment encodes these proteins:
- a CDS encoding efflux transporter outer membrane subunit, translated as MRRLVPTLALASTILAGCSMEPKYVRSELPVPASWPVGDAYLRQSEASLPAITYRDVFKDVRLQRLIDQALANNRDLRTAAANIVAAREQYRIQRANVLPTVSANGRYTYTDGGRGATTVATGSTGTGTGTGTGTTPGTGTGTGTGTGTGGVDTGTGASAGNGTGTGTVTTSGSGSSWSANIGTTAFEIDLFGRLRSLSRAALDRYFATEAGARATRLTLVGDVASGWLTYASDRSLLKIAQDTATSAAKSVRLTQARLDGGVSPRTDLTQAQQILETANADLAQQRTLVAQDVNALQLLVGAPVDPALLPASIEEARATIASLPAGLDSSILLRRPDVVQAEYQLRAYNAQIGAARAALFPRLSLTGVLGFASNALTSLFSSGAFSYSVAPSVSYSIFQGGAARANVRYTEAQRDAALATYEKAIQTAFQETANALARQGTIADQLRANTNFQTAAADTLRLTNARYQGGIDTFLSSLDAQRSYYSAQRTLVATQLTDATNRVTLYTAIGGDSSLEATPDGPKPVSPSGAPRSETRP; from the coding sequence ATGCGCCGCCTCGTCCCGACCCTCGCGCTGGCGTCGACCATCCTTGCGGGCTGTTCGATGGAGCCGAAGTACGTTCGCTCCGAACTGCCGGTGCCCGCATCGTGGCCGGTTGGCGACGCCTATCTGCGCCAGAGCGAGGCGTCGCTGCCCGCGATCACTTATCGCGACGTGTTCAAGGACGTGCGGCTGCAGCGGCTGATCGACCAGGCGCTGGCCAACAACCGCGACCTGCGCACCGCGGCGGCCAATATCGTGGCGGCACGCGAGCAATATCGTATCCAGCGCGCGAACGTGCTGCCGACGGTCAGCGCCAACGGCCGCTACACCTATACCGACGGTGGCCGCGGCGCGACGACGGTGGCGACGGGTTCGACGGGTACCGGGACGGGGACCGGTACGGGCACTACGCCGGGTACAGGTACCGGTACGGGTACGGGCACCGGCACCGGCGGCGTCGACACGGGCACCGGCGCGAGCGCGGGCAACGGAACCGGAACCGGCACGGTCACCACCAGCGGTTCGGGCAGTAGCTGGTCGGCGAACATCGGCACCACCGCGTTCGAGATCGACCTGTTCGGTCGGTTGCGCTCGCTGTCGCGCGCGGCGCTTGATCGCTATTTCGCGACCGAGGCGGGCGCGCGCGCGACGCGGCTGACGCTGGTCGGCGATGTCGCCTCCGGCTGGCTGACCTATGCGTCCGACCGCAGCCTGCTCAAGATCGCACAGGACACCGCGACGAGCGCCGCGAAAAGCGTGCGGCTGACGCAGGCCCGGCTCGACGGCGGCGTCAGCCCGCGCACCGACCTGACCCAGGCGCAGCAAATCCTGGAGACGGCGAACGCCGACCTCGCCCAGCAGCGCACATTGGTGGCGCAGGACGTCAACGCGCTGCAACTGTTGGTCGGCGCGCCGGTCGATCCCGCGCTCCTCCCCGCCTCGATCGAGGAAGCGCGCGCGACGATCGCCTCGCTGCCGGCCGGGCTCGACAGCAGCATCCTGTTGCGCCGCCCCGACGTGGTACAGGCCGAATACCAGCTGCGCGCCTATAACGCGCAGATCGGCGCGGCGCGCGCGGCGCTGTTCCCGCGCCTGTCGCTGACCGGTGTGCTCGGCTTCGCCAGCAACGCGCTGACCTCGCTGTTTTCCAGCGGGGCATTCAGCTATTCGGTCGCCCCCAGCGTCAGCTATTCGATCTTCCAAGGCGGCGCGGCGCGCGCCAACGTCCGCTATACCGAAGCGCAGCGCGACGCGGCGCTCGCGACCTATGAAAAGGCGATCCAGACGGCGTTCCAGGAAACCGCCAATGCGCTCGCCCGCCAGGGGACAATCGCCGACCAGCTGCGCGCCAACACGAATTTCCAGACCGCGGCGGCCGATACGTTGCGCCTGACCAACGCGCGCTATCAGGGGGGCATCGACACGTTCCTGTCGAGCCTGGATGCGCAGCGATCCTATTATTCGGCGCAGCGCACGCTGGTTGCGACGCAGCTGACCGACGCGACCAACCGCGTCACGCTGTACACCGCGATCGGCGGCGATTCCTCGCTGGAGGCGACGCCGGATGGGCCGAAGCCGGTCAGCCCGAGCGGCGCCCCGCGGTCCGAAACCCGGCCCTGA
- the gcvH gene encoding glycine cleavage system protein GcvH, translating into MSRYFTQDHEWIDVDGETGTVGISDYAQGQLGDIVFVDVPEDGKQLSKGDEAAVVESVKAASDVYSPVSGNVIEGNAALADDPSLVNSDPEGEGWFFKITLSDPAELEELMDETAYEAFVAKL; encoded by the coding sequence ATGAGCCGTTACTTCACGCAAGACCATGAGTGGATCGACGTCGACGGCGAGACCGGGACGGTCGGCATTTCCGATTATGCGCAAGGTCAGCTGGGCGACATCGTGTTCGTCGACGTCCCCGAGGACGGCAAGCAGCTGAGCAAGGGCGACGAGGCCGCGGTGGTCGAGTCGGTCAAGGCGGCGTCGGACGTCTATTCGCCCGTGTCGGGCAACGTCATCGAGGGCAATGCCGCGCTCGCCGATGATCCCAGCCTGGTCAATTCGGACCCGGAGGGCGAGGGCTGGTTCTTCAAGATCACGCTGTCCGACCCCGCCGAGCTCGAGGAGCTGATGGACGAAACCGCCTACGAGGCGTTCGTCGCCAAGCTGTGA
- the ispH gene encoding 4-hydroxy-3-methylbut-2-enyl diphosphate reductase, giving the protein MATIDPIAAHAPDLPVLELLIAAPRGFCAGVDRAIRIVELAIEKHGAPVYVRHEIVHNKFIVDTLRAKGAIFVEELDQVPDGKPVVFSAHGVPKSVPAAAQDRGLDYLDATCPLVSKVHREAERLVAAGRHIVFIGHAGHPEVIGTFGQVPTGAMTLIETVDDVAVFAPADPDNLAFLTQTTLSVDDTAAVVAALQARFPSIQGPRGEDICYATSNRQAAVKAIAAACDAMLVIGAPNSSNSLRLVEVALREGTPARLIQRAADLDWSFLDGVGTLGITAGASAPEMLVRELVDLLGTRYAVSEREEETTRETIAFKLPRGLDAAA; this is encoded by the coding sequence ATGGCCACCATCGATCCGATCGCCGCCCACGCCCCCGATCTGCCCGTCCTCGAGTTGCTGATCGCCGCACCGCGCGGCTTCTGTGCAGGCGTCGACCGCGCGATCCGCATCGTCGAACTGGCCATCGAAAAGCATGGCGCGCCGGTCTATGTCCGGCACGAGATCGTCCACAACAAGTTCATCGTCGACACGCTGCGGGCCAAAGGCGCGATCTTCGTCGAGGAACTCGATCAGGTTCCCGACGGCAAACCCGTCGTATTCAGCGCGCATGGCGTGCCCAAATCGGTGCCCGCCGCGGCGCAGGATCGGGGACTCGACTATCTCGACGCGACGTGCCCCCTGGTGTCGAAGGTGCATCGCGAGGCGGAGCGGCTGGTCGCGGCCGGGCGCCACATCGTCTTCATCGGCCATGCCGGCCATCCCGAGGTGATCGGCACGTTCGGCCAGGTGCCGACGGGCGCGATGACGTTGATCGAGACGGTGGACGACGTCGCCGTCTTCGCCCCCGCCGATCCCGACAACCTCGCCTTCCTGACGCAGACGACGCTGTCGGTCGACGACACCGCCGCGGTCGTCGCCGCGCTGCAGGCGCGCTTCCCCAGCATCCAAGGCCCACGCGGCGAGGACATCTGCTACGCGACGTCGAACCGCCAGGCCGCGGTCAAGGCGATCGCGGCGGCGTGCGACGCGATGCTGGTGATCGGCGCGCCCAATTCGTCGAACTCGCTGCGCCTCGTCGAAGTCGCGCTGCGCGAGGGCACGCCCGCCCGGCTGATTCAGCGCGCCGCCGATCTCGACTGGTCGTTCCTCGACGGCGTCGGCACGCTCGGCATCACCGCGGGCGCGTCCGCACCGGAGATGCTGGTGCGCGAGCTCGTCGACCTGCTCGGCACGCGCTATGCGGTCAGCGAACGCGAGGAGGAAACGACGCGCGAGACGATCGCGTTCAAGCTGCCACGCGGGCTCGACGCGGCCGCCTGA
- the gcvT gene encoding glycine cleavage system aminomethyltransferase GcvT → MSDAVIEQAQDAELAGELDGEEPAIQQLPLDAWHRTQGGRMVPFAGYEMPVQYKGIMAEHLWTRENAGLFDVSHMGQVGLTGEGVAKALEAVLPGDIAGLAPAKMRYSLLLNDAGGILDDLMVTTLPAGEGAHPFGEASHYMVVNGATKYDDVSYLLDVLPEDVVINLMEDQALLALQGPKAVDALARIVPGVEALVFMTAGAFAWNDTPLWISRSGYTGEDGFEISLPAEIAEGFATALCEQPEVEPIGLGARDSLRLEAGLPLYGHDLDPETTPVMADLGFALSKRRREAGDFAGAARILGERENGPTVKRVGLMIDGRQPVREGASVVDADGAIIGRVTSGGFAPSVGAPIGMAYVPAALAAAGTPLKLIQRGKLHDATVAAMPFVPHRYIRAGAK, encoded by the coding sequence ATGAGCGACGCGGTGATCGAACAGGCGCAGGATGCCGAGCTGGCCGGGGAACTGGACGGCGAGGAACCCGCGATCCAGCAGCTTCCGCTCGACGCCTGGCACCGCACCCAGGGCGGCCGCATGGTCCCCTTCGCCGGATATGAGATGCCCGTCCAGTACAAGGGCATCATGGCCGAGCACCTCTGGACGCGCGAGAATGCCGGCCTGTTCGACGTCAGCCATATGGGCCAGGTCGGCCTGACCGGCGAGGGCGTCGCCAAGGCGCTGGAAGCGGTGCTGCCCGGCGATATCGCCGGCCTTGCCCCTGCGAAGATGCGCTATTCGCTGCTGCTCAACGATGCGGGCGGTATCCTCGACGACCTGATGGTGACGACGCTGCCCGCGGGCGAGGGCGCGCATCCGTTTGGCGAGGCGAGCCATTACATGGTCGTCAACGGCGCGACGAAGTACGACGACGTCTCTTACCTGCTTGACGTGCTGCCCGAGGACGTCGTCATTAACCTGATGGAAGACCAGGCCTTGCTCGCGCTGCAGGGCCCAAAGGCGGTCGATGCGCTGGCGCGGATCGTGCCGGGCGTCGAGGCTTTGGTGTTCATGACCGCGGGCGCCTTCGCATGGAACGACACGCCGCTGTGGATCAGCCGATCGGGCTACACCGGCGAGGACGGCTTCGAGATTTCGCTGCCCGCGGAGATCGCGGAGGGCTTCGCCACCGCGCTGTGCGAACAGCCGGAGGTCGAGCCGATCGGGCTCGGCGCGCGCGATTCGCTGCGGCTCGAGGCGGGATTGCCGCTATATGGCCACGACCTCGATCCCGAAACGACGCCGGTGATGGCGGACCTCGGCTTCGCGCTGTCCAAGCGGCGGCGCGAGGCGGGCGACTTCGCCGGCGCCGCGCGCATCCTCGGCGAGCGCGAGAACGGCCCCACGGTGAAGCGCGTGGGCCTGATGATCGATGGTCGCCAGCCGGTACGCGAGGGCGCGAGCGTGGTCGACGCCGACGGCGCGATCATCGGGCGCGTCACCTCCGGCGGGTTCGCGCCCAGCGTCGGCGCACCGATCGGCATGGCCTACGTCCCCGCGGCGCTGGCTGCGGCTGGCACGCCGCTCAAACTGATCCAGCGGGGCAAGCTCCACGACGCGACCGTCGCGGCCATGCCCTTCGTCCCCCACCGCTATATCCGTGCAGGAGCCAAGTGA
- the gcvPB gene encoding aminomethyl-transferring glycine dehydrogenase subunit GcvPB, protein MTINQSGWKPTAPAAKDGGAPATHTGNRALMLEEPLIFEIGDAHTTGVDFADGDVAGSRLGNLTRKDPIGLAGLSEPETVRHYTRLSRQNYAIDLGLFPLGSCTMKHNPRLNERMARLPGFADIHPLQPVDTVQGALGVINELAVWLIELTGMHGVAMSPKAGAHGELCGILCIKAALEKRGEGHRKVVLVPESAHGTNPATAAFAGFTVEDIPATPDGRVDTAALEARLGPDVAAVMITNPNTCGLFERDLKRISDAVHAAGGYVYCDGANFNAIVGKVRPGDLGVDAMHINLHKTFSTPHGGGGPGSGPVVLSEALSPFGPLPFTERYADGHITLVEEESVEDRHPDSFGRMTAFHGQMGMFTRALTYILSHGADGLKQVAEDAVLNANYILRSLEDTLDAPFAKSGPCMHEAIFSDAGLAPGFSTIDVAKALIDEGFHPMTMYFPLVVHGAMLVEPTETESKAGIDQFIGALRSVAERAKAGDESLKTAPHFAPRARLDETLAARKPVLVWKEKPLAIAAE, encoded by the coding sequence ATGACGATCAACCAGAGCGGCTGGAAGCCGACCGCGCCCGCGGCGAAGGACGGCGGCGCGCCGGCGACCCACACCGGCAACCGGGCACTGATGCTGGAAGAGCCGCTGATCTTCGAGATCGGCGACGCGCATACGACCGGCGTCGACTTCGCGGATGGCGATGTCGCGGGCTCCCGACTCGGCAATCTGACGCGCAAGGACCCGATCGGCCTCGCCGGACTGTCGGAGCCGGAGACAGTGCGGCATTATACCCGCCTTTCGCGCCAGAATTATGCGATCGACCTGGGGCTGTTCCCGCTCGGCTCGTGCACGATGAAGCACAATCCGCGCCTCAACGAGCGGATGGCGCGGCTGCCCGGCTTCGCCGATATCCACCCGCTCCAGCCTGTCGACACGGTGCAGGGCGCGCTGGGCGTCATCAACGAACTGGCGGTGTGGCTGATCGAGCTGACCGGCATGCACGGCGTCGCGATGAGCCCCAAGGCGGGCGCGCATGGCGAATTGTGCGGCATCCTGTGCATCAAGGCGGCGCTGGAGAAGCGCGGCGAGGGCCATCGCAAGGTCGTGCTGGTACCCGAGAGCGCGCACGGCACCAACCCCGCGACCGCCGCCTTCGCGGGCTTCACCGTCGAGGATATTCCCGCGACGCCGGACGGCCGTGTCGATACCGCGGCGCTCGAGGCGCGGCTGGGGCCGGACGTCGCCGCCGTGATGATCACCAACCCCAACACCTGCGGCCTGTTCGAGCGCGATCTGAAGCGCATCTCGGACGCCGTCCATGCGGCGGGCGGCTACGTCTATTGCGACGGCGCCAACTTCAACGCGATCGTCGGCAAGGTGCGCCCCGGCGACCTCGGCGTCGATGCGATGCACATCAACCTGCACAAGACTTTCTCCACCCCGCACGGCGGCGGCGGGCCCGGCTCGGGCCCCGTGGTGCTGTCGGAGGCGCTGTCGCCGTTCGGGCCGCTGCCGTTCACCGAACGCTATGCGGACGGCCATATCACGCTGGTCGAGGAAGAAAGTGTCGAGGATCGCCACCCCGACAGCTTCGGGCGAATGACCGCGTTTCATGGGCAGATGGGGATGTTCACGCGGGCGTTGACGTACATCCTCAGCCATGGCGCGGACGGGTTGAAGCAGGTCGCGGAGGATGCGGTGCTCAACGCCAATTACATCCTGCGCAGCCTCGAGGACACGCTTGATGCGCCGTTCGCGAAGAGTGGTCCGTGCATGCATGAGGCGATCTTCAGCGATGCCGGCCTCGCGCCCGGCTTCTCGACGATCGATGTCGCCAAGGCGCTGATCGACGAGGGATTCCATCCGATGACGATGTACTTCCCCCTCGTCGTGCACGGTGCGATGCTGGTCGAGCCGACCGAGACGGAGTCGAAGGCGGGGATCGACCAGTTCATCGGCGCGCTGCGATCGGTGGCGGAACGCGCCAAGGCGGGTGACGAGAGCCTCAAGACCGCGCCGCACTTCGCACCGCGCGCGCGCCTCGACGAGACGCTGGCCGCGCGCAAGCCCGTGCTGGTCTGGAAGGAAAAGCCGCTTGCGATTGCGGCCGAATGA
- the gcvPA gene encoding aminomethyl-transferring glycine dehydrogenase subunit GcvPA, giving the protein MRYLPLTSHDRESMLATIGASHIDALFVDVPEAARLDGPIEGLPLHASELSVERHMTKLARQNTVAGEVPFFLGCGAYRHHVPASVDHLIQRGEFLTAYTPYQPEIAQGTLQMLFEFQTQVARLLGTDVANASMYDGSTACWEAIGMARRITRRGKAILSSGLHPHYVSVAKTMAKYTGDALETSVPTLNADTDIDALIAAIDGDTSCVVVQYPDILGRIADLTPLADACHAKKALLIAVVTEPVAMGAIRSPGEMDADIVVGEGQSLGVGLQFGGPYVGLMGCKEKYIRQMPGRFCGETVDADGKRGFVLTLSTREQHIRREKATSNICTNSGLCALAFSIHMTLLGEAGIRRLAAINHAAACRAADRLAQVPGVRVVNDTFFNEFTIDLGKEARPIVRTLADRGVLAGVSLGRLYPGEDALQNGLVVAVTETVTDEDIEALASALEEVLA; this is encoded by the coding sequence ATGCGCTATCTGCCCCTGACGTCCCATGATCGCGAGTCGATGCTCGCGACGATCGGTGCGAGCCATATCGACGCGCTGTTCGTCGACGTGCCCGAGGCCGCTCGCCTCGATGGCCCGATCGAAGGCCTGCCGCTGCACGCGTCCGAACTGTCGGTCGAGCGGCACATGACCAAACTCGCGCGCCAGAACACGGTCGCGGGCGAAGTGCCGTTCTTCCTCGGCTGCGGCGCATATCGGCACCACGTGCCCGCCAGCGTCGACCATCTGATCCAGCGCGGCGAGTTCCTGACCGCCTACACGCCCTATCAGCCGGAAATCGCGCAGGGCACGCTGCAGATGCTGTTCGAGTTCCAGACGCAGGTCGCGCGCCTGCTCGGCACCGACGTCGCGAATGCCAGCATGTACGACGGATCGACCGCCTGCTGGGAGGCGATCGGCATGGCGCGGCGCATCACCAGGCGCGGCAAGGCGATCTTGTCGTCGGGGCTGCACCCGCATTACGTCAGCGTCGCGAAGACGATGGCGAAATACACCGGCGACGCGCTGGAAACGTCCGTCCCGACGCTGAATGCGGACACCGACATCGATGCGCTGATCGCCGCGATCGATGGCGACACCAGCTGCGTCGTCGTCCAATATCCCGACATCCTCGGCCGTATCGCAGACCTGACCCCGCTTGCCGATGCCTGCCACGCCAAGAAGGCGCTGCTGATCGCGGTGGTGACGGAGCCCGTCGCGATGGGCGCGATCCGCTCGCCGGGCGAGATGGATGCGGACATCGTCGTCGGCGAGGGTCAGTCGCTGGGCGTCGGCCTGCAGTTCGGCGGGCCTTATGTGGGCCTGATGGGCTGTAAGGAGAAATACATCCGCCAGATGCCGGGCCGCTTCTGCGGCGAGACGGTGGATGCGGACGGCAAGCGCGGCTTCGTGCTGACGCTGTCGACGCGCGAGCAGCATATCCGCCGCGAAAAGGCGACGAGCAACATCTGCACCAATTCGGGCCTGTGTGCGCTCGCCTTTTCGATCCACATGACGTTGCTCGGCGAGGCGGGTATCCGCCGGCTCGCGGCGATCAACCACGCAGCGGCGTGTCGCGCGGCGGACCGGCTGGCGCAGGTGCCGGGCGTGCGCGTCGTCAACGACACGTTCTTCAACGAATTCACCATCGACCTGGGCAAGGAAGCGCGCCCGATCGTGCGCACGCTCGCCGATCGCGGCGTGCTCGCGGGCGTGTCGCTCGGCCGGCTGTATCCGGGTGAAGACGCGTTGCAGAACGGGCTGGTCGTCGCGGTGACCGAAACCGTGACCGACGAGGATATCGAGGCGCTGGCAAGCGCGCTTGAGGAGGTGCTGGCATGA